A genomic segment from Stenotrophomonas maltophilia encodes:
- a CDS encoding bifunctional alpha/beta hydrolase/class I SAM-dependent methyltransferase, whose amino-acid sequence MRQAQEREFHSFDQVPLFYRYWAGTTATPATKAIVLLHRGHEHSGRVTHVVDELDLPDTAFFAWDARGNGRSPGARGDAPGFPALVRDLDSFIAHIGAEHGIAVEDIVVIAQSVGAVVAATWVHDYAPRLRALVMASPAFKVKLYVPFARPGLALMQKLRGNFFVNSYVKPQWLTHDPARVESYRTDPLITRPISVRVLLGLYEAADRIVADAQAISVPVQLLVSGSDFVVHRGPQDRFYERLSSPIKERVHLPGFFHDTLGERDRAPALARIRSFIQARFAEPLRELSRRDAHRHGPTFEESEILAWPPERNSVADLRWRVVRGGLRFGGTLSEGIALGLQTGFDSGSTLDYIYRDEARGKGPLGRMVDRNYLDAIGWRGIRIRGQHLQELLRDAAQRLRGQGTPVRVLDVAAGHGRYVLEALGQGEQRADRIVLRDFSDLNVTQGQALIERLGAADIARFEQGDAFDPSQLAKVDPSPTLAVVSGLYELFPDNDAVLRSLQGIAATVPVGGYLAYTGQPWHPQLEFIARALTSHRGGAAWVMRRRTQQEMDELVRLAGFEKVAQRIDDFGIFTVSLARRAA is encoded by the coding sequence ATGCGTCAGGCGCAGGAACGGGAATTCCACAGCTTCGACCAGGTACCGCTGTTCTACCGGTACTGGGCGGGCACCACCGCAACGCCGGCCACCAAGGCCATCGTGCTGCTGCATCGCGGCCATGAACATTCCGGCCGGGTCACTCACGTTGTCGATGAGCTGGACCTGCCCGACACCGCGTTCTTCGCCTGGGATGCGCGCGGCAATGGCCGGTCGCCGGGCGCGCGTGGCGATGCACCGGGCTTCCCGGCGCTGGTGCGCGACCTGGACAGCTTCATCGCCCACATCGGCGCCGAGCATGGCATCGCGGTGGAAGACATCGTGGTGATCGCGCAGAGCGTGGGGGCGGTGGTCGCCGCGACCTGGGTGCACGACTACGCCCCACGGCTGCGCGCGCTGGTGATGGCTTCGCCGGCGTTCAAGGTGAAGCTGTACGTACCGTTCGCGCGCCCGGGCCTGGCATTGATGCAGAAGCTGCGCGGCAACTTCTTCGTCAACAGCTACGTCAAGCCGCAGTGGCTGACCCATGATCCGGCGCGGGTGGAAAGCTACCGCACCGACCCGCTGATCACCCGGCCGATCTCGGTGCGCGTGCTGCTGGGCCTGTACGAAGCGGCTGACCGCATCGTTGCCGATGCGCAGGCGATCAGCGTGCCGGTGCAGCTGCTGGTGTCCGGCTCGGACTTCGTCGTGCACCGTGGCCCGCAGGACCGCTTCTACGAGCGCCTGTCCAGTCCGATCAAGGAGCGCGTGCACCTGCCAGGCTTCTTCCACGACACGTTGGGCGAGCGCGATCGGGCGCCGGCGCTGGCGCGCATCCGCAGTTTCATCCAGGCACGTTTCGCCGAGCCGCTGCGTGAGCTGTCACGGCGTGATGCGCACCGCCATGGGCCGACCTTCGAAGAATCGGAAATCCTGGCCTGGCCACCGGAGCGCAACAGCGTGGCTGACCTGCGCTGGCGCGTGGTACGTGGCGGCCTGCGTTTCGGCGGGACGTTGTCCGAAGGCATCGCGCTGGGCCTGCAGACCGGTTTCGATTCCGGCAGTACGCTCGACTACATCTATCGCGACGAAGCGCGTGGCAAGGGTCCGCTGGGCCGCATGGTCGACCGCAACTATCTGGACGCGATCGGTTGGCGCGGCATCCGCATTCGCGGCCAGCACCTGCAGGAACTGCTCCGCGACGCTGCCCAGCGCCTGCGCGGGCAGGGCACGCCGGTGCGTGTGCTGGACGTGGCCGCTGGCCATGGCCGCTATGTGCTGGAAGCTCTGGGCCAGGGCGAGCAGCGCGCCGACCGCATCGTGCTGCGCGACTTCAGTGATCTGAACGTGACCCAGGGCCAGGCGTTGATCGAGCGCCTCGGTGCGGCCGACATCGCACGCTTCGAGCAGGGCGATGCGTTCGATCCGTCGCAGCTGGCCAAGGTCGATCCGTCGCCCACGCTGGCGGTGGTGTCCGGCCTGTATGAACTGTTCCCCGACAACGACGCCGTGCTGCGCTCGCTGCAGGGCATCGCCGCAACGGTGCCGGTGGGTGGCTACCTGGCCTACACCGGCCAGCCCTGGCACCCGCAGCTGGAGTTCATCGCACGCGCATTGACCAGCCACCGGGGTGGCGCAGCGTGGGTGATGCGCCGCCGTACCCAGCAGGAAATGGACGAACTGGTGCGCCTGGCCGGGTTCGAGAAGGTGGCGCAGCGCA
- a CDS encoding CDP-alcohol phosphatidyltransferase family protein has translation MSIYALKGRFQDLLRPAVRGLYRMGITANAVTVAAAVVSLLVAAAVWCCAPAQPLLYLLLPLWMLLRMALNAVDGMLAREFGQQSRLGAYLNELCDVIADAALYLSLLSVPGVRPEVLWLLAWTAALSEYAGVLGLMVGASRRYDGPMGKSDRAFVIGALGLLLAFEWVGAMTVTGVAEVMAVLCVLTMINRVRRGLRETAVSPN, from the coding sequence GTGTCGATCTATGCATTGAAAGGACGTTTCCAGGACCTGTTGCGTCCGGCCGTACGCGGCCTGTACCGCATGGGGATCACCGCCAATGCGGTGACCGTGGCCGCCGCCGTGGTCTCGTTGCTGGTGGCCGCCGCCGTCTGGTGCTGCGCGCCGGCCCAGCCCCTGCTGTACCTGCTGCTGCCACTGTGGATGCTGCTGCGCATGGCGCTCAACGCCGTGGACGGCATGCTGGCCCGCGAGTTCGGCCAGCAGTCGCGGCTGGGCGCCTATCTGAACGAGCTGTGCGATGTGATCGCCGACGCGGCGCTGTACCTGAGCCTGCTCAGCGTGCCGGGCGTACGCCCGGAGGTGCTGTGGCTGCTGGCCTGGACGGCGGCCCTGAGCGAGTACGCCGGTGTGCTGGGGCTGATGGTCGGTGCCAGCCGCCGCTATGACGGCCCGATGGGCAAGAGCGACCGCGCGTTCGTGATTGGTGCGCTGGGCCTGCTGCTGGCGTTTGAGTGGGTTGGCGCGATGACGGTCACTGGCGTGGCCGAGGTCATGGCGGTGCTGTGCGTGTTGACGATGATCAACCGCGTCCGTCGCGGACTGCGGGAAACGGCGGTTTCGCCGAATTAA
- the purH gene encoding bifunctional phosphoribosylaminoimidazolecarboxamide formyltransferase/IMP cyclohydrolase → MTADLLPVRRALLSVSDKTGLVELATALAARGVELLSTGGTAKAIRDAGLAVKDVAEVTGFPEMMDGRVKTLHPMVHGGLLGRSGLDDGVMAEHGIGAIDLLVLNLYPFESVTAKADCTLADAVENIDIGGPAMLRSAAKNFARVAVATDPSQYAELLASLDANDGQLSAATRFAFSVAAFNRVAQYDAAISNYLSAVTATDAAVPARAEYPAQMNSTFVKVMDLRYGENPHQSGAFYRDLYPVPGTLATFQQLQGKELSYNNLADADAAWECVRQFDAPACVIVKHANPCGVAVGAGNGDAYELAYATDPTSAFGGIIAFNKPLDAATAKVILDRQFVEVLIAPDYEPAALEYAQKKANVRVLRIPHGDGLNNFDSKRVGSGLLLQSSDNRGMTRDELKVVSKLAPTDKQFTDLLFAWKVAKFVKSNAIVYAKDNRTIGVGAGQMSRVYSARIAGIKAADANLVVEGSVMASDAFFPFRDGIDAAAAAGIKAVIQPGGSMRDAEVIAAADEHGLAMVFTGVRHFRH, encoded by the coding sequence ATGACTGCTGATCTGTTGCCCGTCCGCCGGGCCCTCCTCTCCGTTTCCGACAAGACCGGTCTGGTCGAGCTGGCCACTGCGCTGGCGGCACGCGGCGTGGAGCTGCTGTCCACCGGCGGCACCGCCAAGGCGATCCGCGATGCGGGCCTGGCCGTGAAGGACGTGGCCGAGGTCACCGGTTTCCCGGAAATGATGGACGGCCGGGTCAAGACCCTGCACCCGATGGTGCACGGCGGCCTGCTGGGCCGTTCCGGCCTGGATGATGGAGTGATGGCCGAGCACGGCATCGGCGCCATCGACCTGCTGGTGCTGAACCTGTACCCGTTCGAATCGGTCACCGCCAAGGCCGACTGCACTCTGGCCGACGCGGTCGAGAACATCGACATCGGCGGCCCGGCCATGCTGCGCTCGGCGGCCAAGAACTTCGCCCGCGTGGCAGTGGCCACCGACCCGTCGCAGTACGCCGAGCTGCTGGCCTCGCTGGACGCCAACGACGGCCAGCTGTCAGCCGCCACCCGCTTCGCGTTCTCGGTGGCCGCGTTCAACCGCGTCGCCCAATACGATGCCGCGATCAGCAACTACCTGTCGGCGGTCACCGCCACCGACGCCGCCGTACCGGCCCGTGCCGAGTACCCGGCGCAGATGAACTCCACCTTCGTGAAGGTGATGGACCTGCGCTACGGCGAGAACCCGCACCAGAGCGGCGCGTTCTACCGCGACCTGTACCCGGTGCCGGGCACGCTGGCCACCTTCCAGCAGCTGCAGGGCAAGGAGCTGAGCTACAACAATCTGGCCGATGCCGATGCGGCGTGGGAATGCGTACGCCAGTTCGATGCGCCGGCCTGCGTCATCGTCAAGCACGCCAACCCGTGCGGCGTGGCCGTCGGTGCCGGCAACGGCGATGCCTACGAGCTGGCCTACGCCACCGACCCGACCAGCGCCTTCGGCGGCATCATCGCCTTCAACAAGCCGCTGGACGCCGCCACCGCCAAGGTGATCCTCGACCGCCAGTTCGTCGAAGTGCTGATCGCCCCGGACTACGAGCCGGCCGCGCTGGAATACGCGCAGAAGAAGGCCAACGTGCGCGTGCTGCGTATCCCGCATGGCGATGGCCTGAACAACTTCGACAGCAAGCGCGTCGGCTCGGGCCTGCTGCTGCAGTCGTCGGACAACCGCGGCATGACCCGCGACGAGCTGAAGGTGGTCAGCAAGCTGGCGCCGACCGACAAGCAGTTCACCGACCTGCTGTTTGCCTGGAAGGTAGCCAAGTTCGTGAAGTCCAACGCGATCGTCTATGCCAAGGACAACCGCACCATCGGTGTCGGTGCCGGCCAGATGAGCCGCGTGTACTCGGCCCGCATCGCCGGCATCAAGGCCGCCGATGCGAACCTGGTGGTCGAGGGCTCGGTGATGGCCTCCGATGCGTTCTTCCCGTTCCGCGATGGCATCGATGCCGCTGCCGCCGCCGGCATCAAGGCGGTCATCCAGCCGGGCGGTTCGATGCGCGATGCCGAAGTGATCGCCGCCGCCGACGAACATGGCCTGGCCATGGTGTTCACCGGCGTGCGCCACTTCCGCCATTGA
- the purD gene encoding phosphoribosylamine--glycine ligase: MNVLVIGSGGREHALAWKLAQSSRVTEVIVAPGNAGTASEDKCRNVAVKVTDIDGLLALAQAEGVALTVVGPEVPLVAGVVDRFRAAGLRIFGPTAAAAQLEGSKAYAKDFLARHNIPTAFYAVHTDVDAALAYIREKGAPIVVKADGLAAGKGVIVAMTLTEAEDAVRDMLSGNAFGDAGARVVIEEFLDGEEASFISMVDGVHALPMATSQDHKRVGDGDTGPNTGGMGAYSPAPVVTPEVHARVMREVVNPTVQGMIADGIPFTGFLYAGLMIDASGAPKVIEFNVRFGDPETQPVMLRLQSDLVELVEAAIDGRLDQVEAQWDARPSLGVVLAAKPYPEAPITGDVISGLDDVPASAKVFHAGTALDAQGQVLSAGGRVLCVAALGDSVRDAQANAYAGVAKVTWTNEFHRTDIGWRAIAREG; this comes from the coding sequence ATGAACGTACTTGTCATCGGCTCTGGCGGCCGCGAACACGCCCTGGCATGGAAGCTGGCCCAGTCCTCCCGTGTCACCGAAGTGATCGTGGCGCCCGGCAACGCCGGCACCGCCAGCGAAGACAAGTGCCGCAACGTGGCGGTCAAGGTCACCGATATCGACGGCCTGCTGGCGCTGGCACAGGCCGAAGGCGTGGCGCTGACCGTGGTCGGCCCGGAAGTACCGCTGGTGGCCGGCGTGGTCGACCGCTTCCGTGCCGCCGGCCTGCGCATCTTCGGGCCGACCGCCGCCGCCGCGCAGCTGGAAGGCAGCAAGGCCTACGCCAAGGACTTTCTGGCCCGCCACAACATTCCCACCGCGTTCTACGCCGTGCACACCGACGTGGACGCCGCCCTGGCCTACATCCGCGAGAAGGGCGCACCGATCGTGGTCAAAGCCGATGGCCTGGCCGCCGGCAAGGGCGTGATCGTCGCAATGACCCTGACCGAAGCCGAAGACGCGGTGCGTGACATGCTCTCGGGCAACGCGTTCGGCGATGCCGGCGCCCGCGTGGTCATCGAGGAATTCCTCGACGGCGAGGAAGCCAGCTTCATTTCGATGGTGGACGGTGTGCATGCACTGCCGATGGCCACCTCGCAGGACCACAAGCGCGTCGGCGACGGCGACACCGGCCCGAATACCGGCGGCATGGGCGCCTATTCGCCTGCGCCGGTGGTGACCCCGGAGGTGCATGCACGCGTGATGCGCGAGGTGGTGAATCCCACCGTGCAGGGCATGATCGCCGACGGCATCCCGTTCACCGGCTTCCTCTACGCCGGCCTGATGATCGACGCCAGCGGCGCACCGAAGGTCATCGAGTTCAACGTGCGCTTCGGCGACCCGGAAACCCAGCCGGTGATGCTGCGCCTGCAGTCGGACCTGGTGGAGCTGGTGGAAGCCGCCATCGACGGCCGCCTGGACCAGGTAGAAGCGCAGTGGGATGCACGCCCGTCGCTGGGCGTGGTGCTGGCCGCGAAGCCCTACCCGGAAGCGCCGATCACCGGCGACGTGATTTCCGGCCTGGACGACGTGCCTGCCAGTGCCAAGGTGTTCCATGCCGGTACGGCATTGGATGCGCAGGGCCAGGTGCTCAGTGCCGGCGGCCGCGTGCTGTGCGTGGCGGCGCTGGGCGACAGCGTGCGCGATGCGCAGGCGAACGCCTATGCCGGCGTGGCCAAGGTGACCTGGACCAACGAGTTCCACCGCACCGACATCGGCTGGCGCGCGATCGCACGCGAGGGCTGA
- the rpoH gene encoding RNA polymerase sigma factor RpoH, whose translation MSQNTSTALVANNLPIPSALGSLDAYIGAVHQIPVLSVDDEQDLARRFRDGNDLDAARELVHSHLRFVVHVARGYNGYGLALGDLIQEGNIGLMKAVKRFDPDMGVRLVSFAVHWIRAEMHEFILKNWRIVKVATTKAQRKLFFNLRKSKTRLGWMNAAEVSAVAKDLNVSEREVMEMESRLSGRDIGFDAPTDEDNEHAPPSPAAFLVANDEDPSMAYERADSEDNQMQLLREGLAELDARSRDIIRRRWLDADSKVTLQELADEYGVSAERIRQVEANALKKMKALFTA comes from the coding sequence ATGAGCCAGAACACCTCTACTGCCCTTGTGGCAAACAATCTCCCGATTCCCAGTGCGCTCGGTTCGCTGGACGCCTACATCGGTGCCGTGCACCAGATCCCGGTGCTGTCGGTCGATGACGAACAGGACCTGGCCCGTCGCTTCCGCGACGGCAATGATCTGGACGCTGCCCGCGAGCTGGTGCATTCGCACCTGCGCTTCGTGGTGCACGTGGCCCGCGGCTACAACGGCTACGGCCTTGCCCTGGGCGACCTGATCCAGGAAGGCAACATCGGCCTGATGAAGGCGGTCAAGCGCTTCGACCCGGACATGGGCGTGCGCCTGGTCTCCTTCGCCGTTCACTGGATCCGTGCCGAGATGCACGAGTTCATCCTGAAGAACTGGCGCATCGTGAAGGTCGCCACCACCAAGGCGCAGCGCAAGCTGTTCTTCAACCTGCGCAAGTCGAAGACGCGCCTGGGCTGGATGAACGCGGCTGAAGTCAGCGCGGTGGCCAAGGACCTGAACGTGTCCGAGCGCGAGGTCATGGAAATGGAGTCGCGCCTGTCCGGTCGCGATATCGGTTTCGATGCGCCGACCGACGAGGACAACGAGCACGCGCCGCCGTCGCCGGCTGCGTTCCTGGTCGCCAATGACGAAGACCCGTCGATGGCCTACGAACGTGCCGACAGCGAAGATAACCAGATGCAGCTGCTGCGCGAAGGCCTGGCGGAACTGGATGCGCGTTCGCGTGACATCATCCGCCGCCGCTGGCTGGATGCCGACAGCAAGGTGACGCTGCAGGAGCTGGCCGACGAGTACGGCGTGTCGGCCGAGCGCATCCGCCAGGTTGAAGCGAACGCGCTGAAGAAGATGAAGGCGCTGTTCACCGCGTAA